A portion of the Anoxybacillus gonensis genome contains these proteins:
- the rplW gene encoding 50S ribosomal protein L23, with protein MKDPRDIIKRPVITERSTELMAEKKYTFEVDVKANKTEVKDAIEAIFGVKVAKVNIMNYKGKFKRVGRYSGLTNRRRKAIVTLTPDSKEIELFEV; from the coding sequence ATGAAAGATCCTCGCGATATTATTAAGCGCCCCGTCATTACTGAACGTTCAACAGAGTTAATGGCTGAGAAAAAATATACGTTCGAAGTTGATGTGAAAGCGAACAAAACAGAAGTAAAAGACGCGATCGAAGCGATCTTCGGCGTGAAAGTAGCGAAGGTCAACATTATGAACTATAAAGGAAAGTTCAAACGTGTTGGTCGTTATAGCGGATTAACAAACCGCCGCCGCAAAGCGATTGTTACGTTAACGCCAGACAGCAAAGAAATCGAACTATTTGAAGTATAA
- the tuf gene encoding elongation factor Tu — protein sequence MAKAKFERTKPHVNIGTIGHVDHGKTTLTAAITTVLAKQGKAEARAYDQIDAAPEERERGITISTAHVEYETDNRHYAHVDCPGHADYVKNMITGAAQMDGAILVVSAADGPMPQTREHILLSRQVGVPYIVVFLNKCDMVDDEELLELVEMEVRDLLSEYDFPGDEVPVIKGSALKALEGDPAWEEKIIELMNAVDEYIPTPQREIDKPFMMPVEDVFSITGRGTVATGRVERGILKVGDQVEIIGLSEEPKATTVTGVEMFRKLLDQAEAGDNIGALLRGVSREEVQRGQVLAKPGTITPHTKFKAQVYVLTKEEGGRHTPFFSNYRPQFYFRTTDVTGIIQLPEGVEMVMPGDNIEMTVELIAPIAIEEGTKFSIREGGRTVGAGSVSEIIE from the coding sequence ATGGCTAAAGCGAAATTCGAACGCACGAAACCACACGTCAACATTGGTACAATCGGCCACGTTGACCACGGTAAAACAACTTTAACAGCTGCAATCACAACAGTTCTTGCGAAACAAGGTAAAGCAGAAGCACGCGCGTATGATCAAATCGACGCTGCTCCAGAAGAGCGCGAGCGCGGAATTACAATCTCAACTGCACACGTTGAGTATGAAACTGACAACCGTCACTATGCACACGTTGACTGCCCAGGTCACGCTGACTACGTGAAAAACATGATCACAGGTGCTGCGCAAATGGACGGCGCGATCCTTGTTGTATCTGCTGCTGACGGTCCAATGCCACAAACTCGTGAGCACATTCTTCTTTCTCGCCAAGTAGGCGTACCTTACATCGTTGTATTCTTAAACAAATGTGACATGGTAGACGACGAAGAGCTTTTAGAGCTTGTTGAAATGGAAGTTCGCGATCTATTATCTGAATACGACTTCCCTGGAGACGAAGTTCCTGTAATTAAAGGTTCTGCGTTAAAAGCACTTGAGGGAGATCCGGCTTGGGAAGAAAAAATCATCGAACTTATGAACGCTGTTGATGAGTACATCCCAACTCCACAACGCGAAATCGACAAACCATTCATGATGCCAGTTGAGGACGTATTCTCAATCACTGGTCGTGGTACAGTTGCTACAGGTCGCGTTGAGCGCGGTATCTTAAAAGTTGGTGACCAAGTAGAAATCATCGGTCTTTCTGAAGAGCCAAAAGCAACAACTGTTACAGGTGTTGAAATGTTCCGTAAGCTTCTTGACCAAGCTGAAGCTGGTGACAACATCGGTGCGCTTCTTCGTGGTGTTTCTCGTGAGGAAGTACAACGCGGTCAAGTATTAGCGAAACCAGGAACAATCACTCCACACACAAAATTTAAAGCACAAGTTTACGTATTAACAAAAGAAGAAGGTGGACGTCATACTCCATTCTTCTCTAACTACCGTCCACAATTCTACTTCCGTACAACGGACGTAACAGGTATCATCCAACTTCCAGAAGGCGTTGAGATGGTTATGCCTGGCGACAACATCGAAATGACAGTAGAATTAATCGCTCCAATCGCGATCGAAGAAGGTACAAAATTCTCGATCCGCGAAGGTGGACGTACAGTAGGTGCAGGTTCTGTATCTGAAATCATCGAGTAA
- the fusA gene encoding elongation factor G yields the protein MARQFSLENTRNIGIMAHIDAGKTTTTERILFYTGRVHKIGEVHEGAATMDWMEQEQERGITITSAATTAQWKGHRINIIDTPGHVDFTVEVERSLRVLDGAVAVLDAQSGVEPQTETVWRQATTYGVPRIVFVNKMDKIGADFLYSVKTLHDRLQANAHPVQLPIGAEDQFTGIIDLVEMCAYHYHDELGKNIERIEIPEDYRDMAEEYRGKLIEAVAELDEELMMKYLEGEEITKEELKAAIRKATVSVQFFPVFCGSAFKNKGVQLMLDGVVDYLPSPVDIPAIKGTVPDTEEETVREARDDAPFAALAFKIMTDPYVGKLTFFRVYSGTLNSGSYVLNSTKRKRERIGRILQMHANHREEIAQVYAGDIAAAVGLKDTTTGDTLCDEKDPVILESMQFPEPVIQIAIEPKSKADQDKMSTALQKLQEEDPTFRAWTDQETGQTIIAGMGELHLDIIVDRMRREFKVEANVGAPQVAYRETFRKSAQVEGKFVRQSGGRGQYGHVWIEFSPNEEGKGFEFENAIVGGVVPKEYIPAIQAGLEDAMQNGVLAGYPVVDIKAKLFDGSYHDVDSSEMAFKIAASMALKNAAAKCDPVLLEPIMKVEVIVPEEYLGDIMGDITSRRGRVEGMEARGNAQVVRAMVPLSEMFGYATSLRSNTQGRGTFTMVFDHYEEVPKSIAEEIIKKNKGE from the coding sequence ATGGCAAGACAGTTCTCCTTGGAAAACACTCGCAATATTGGAATTATGGCCCATATTGACGCCGGTAAAACAACAACGACAGAGCGTATCCTTTTCTACACAGGGCGCGTTCATAAAATCGGTGAAGTTCATGAGGGCGCAGCAACGATGGACTGGATGGAGCAAGAACAAGAACGCGGAATTACAATTACATCTGCGGCGACAACTGCTCAATGGAAAGGCCATCGTATTAACATCATCGATACACCTGGACACGTCGACTTCACGGTAGAAGTTGAGCGTTCATTGCGTGTATTAGACGGTGCAGTCGCGGTATTAGACGCACAATCAGGCGTAGAGCCGCAAACAGAAACAGTATGGCGCCAAGCGACTACATACGGCGTTCCACGTATCGTTTTCGTTAACAAAATGGACAAGATTGGCGCAGATTTCTTATACTCTGTTAAAACGCTTCATGATCGTTTACAAGCGAATGCGCACCCTGTTCAATTACCGATTGGAGCAGAAGATCAATTCACAGGTATCATCGACCTTGTTGAAATGTGCGCATATCATTATCACGATGAATTAGGAAAAAATATCGAGCGCATCGAGATTCCTGAAGACTATCGTGATATGGCAGAAGAATATCGCGGTAAGTTAATCGAAGCGGTTGCAGAACTTGATGAAGAATTAATGATGAAGTATTTAGAAGGGGAAGAAATTACGAAAGAAGAATTAAAAGCTGCCATTCGTAAAGCGACAGTTTCTGTTCAATTCTTCCCTGTATTCTGTGGTTCTGCATTCAAAAACAAAGGTGTTCAATTAATGCTTGACGGAGTTGTTGACTACTTACCATCTCCAGTCGACATTCCTGCGATCAAAGGAACTGTTCCTGATACAGAAGAAGAAACAGTTCGTGAAGCGCGTGACGATGCTCCATTTGCAGCGTTAGCGTTCAAAATTATGACAGACCCTTACGTTGGTAAGTTGACGTTCTTCCGTGTATACTCAGGTACATTAAACTCTGGTTCTTACGTGTTGAACTCAACAAAACGTAAGCGTGAACGTATCGGTCGTATTCTACAAATGCACGCAAACCACCGCGAAGAGATTGCACAAGTTTATGCGGGTGACATTGCGGCAGCTGTAGGTTTAAAAGATACAACAACTGGTGATACTTTGTGTGATGAAAAAGACCCAGTAATCTTGGAGTCTATGCAATTCCCAGAACCAGTTATTCAAATCGCGATCGAACCGAAGTCAAAAGCTGACCAAGACAAGATGAGCACAGCGTTACAAAAACTTCAAGAAGAAGACCCAACATTCCGTGCGTGGACAGACCAAGAAACAGGTCAAACAATCATCGCAGGTATGGGTGAGCTTCACCTTGATATTATCGTTGACCGTATGCGTCGCGAATTCAAAGTCGAAGCAAACGTTGGTGCTCCGCAAGTTGCGTACCGTGAAACATTCCGTAAGTCTGCACAAGTTGAAGGTAAATTTGTGCGCCAGTCTGGTGGTCGTGGTCAATACGGTCACGTTTGGATCGAGTTCTCGCCAAACGAAGAAGGAAAAGGCTTCGAATTCGAAAATGCGATCGTCGGTGGGGTTGTTCCGAAAGAATACATCCCTGCAATCCAAGCAGGTCTTGAAGATGCGATGCAAAACGGTGTCCTTGCTGGATATCCAGTTGTCGACATTAAAGCGAAGCTATTCGACGGTTCTTACCACGATGTTGACTCAAGCGAAATGGCGTTCAAAATCGCTGCTTCAATGGCGTTGAAAAACGCAGCAGCAAAATGTGACCCTGTATTGCTTGAGCCAATCATGAAAGTAGAAGTCATCGTCCCTGAAGAATATTTAGGTGACATCATGGGTGACATCACTTCTCGTCGCGGTCGCGTGGAAGGTATGGAAGCTCGCGGTAACGCACAAGTTGTTCGCGCGATGGTTCCACTTTCTGAAATGTTTGGATACGCAACTTCATTGCGTTCAAATACACAAGGTCGCGGAACGTTCACAATGGTATTTGACCATTATGAAGAAGTTCCGAAGAGCATTGCTGAGGAAATCATCAAAAAAAATAAAGGTGAATAA
- the rplC gene encoding 50S ribosomal protein L3 — protein MKGILGRKIGMTQVFAENGDLIPVTVIQATPNVVLQKKTVENDGYEAIQLGFEDLREKLANKPQKGHAAKANTTPKRFIREIRGVNLAEYEVGQEVKVDIFNEGEIVDVTGTSKGKGFQGVIKRHGQSRGPMAHGSRYHRRPGSMGPIAPNRVFKSKELPGRMGGERVTVQNLKVVKVDPERNLILIKGNVPGPNKGLVIIKSAVKAK, from the coding sequence ATGAAAGGAATCTTAGGAAGAAAAATCGGCATGACTCAAGTGTTCGCTGAAAACGGAGATCTTATTCCTGTAACGGTCATTCAAGCTACTCCAAACGTAGTTCTTCAAAAGAAAACAGTTGAAAACGACGGTTACGAAGCGATTCAATTAGGTTTCGAAGATTTGCGTGAGAAGTTAGCGAACAAGCCTCAAAAAGGTCATGCTGCGAAGGCAAACACCACACCTAAGCGCTTCATTCGTGAAATTCGTGGTGTGAATCTTGCAGAATATGAAGTAGGTCAAGAAGTGAAAGTGGACATTTTCAACGAAGGTGAAATCGTTGACGTAACAGGTACGTCAAAAGGTAAAGGTTTCCAAGGTGTAATTAAGCGCCATGGACAATCTCGTGGACCAATGGCTCACGGTTCTCGTTACCATCGTCGTCCTGGTTCAATGGGTCCAATCGCTCCAAACCGTGTATTTAAATCAAAAGAACTTCCAGGTCGCATGGGTGGCGAGCGTGTAACAGTACAAAACTTAAAAGTTGTGAAAGTAGATCCAGAACGCAACTTAATCTTAATTAAAGGAAACGTACCAGGTCCAAACAAAGGGCTTGTTATTATTAAAAGCGCGGTTAAAGCGAAATAA
- the rpsJ gene encoding 30S ribosomal protein S10: MAKEKIRIRLKAYDHRILDQSAEKIVETAKRSGATVSGPIPLPTERTVYTILRAVHKYKDSREQFEMRTHKRLIDIVNPTPQTVDSLMRLDLPSGVDIEIKL; this comes from the coding sequence ATGGCAAAAGAAAAAATTCGTATTCGTTTAAAAGCGTATGATCATCGAATTCTTGATCAATCTGCTGAAAAAATTGTGGAAACTGCAAAGCGTTCAGGCGCAACTGTATCTGGACCGATTCCGTTACCAACTGAAAGAACGGTGTACACGATCTTACGTGCGGTTCATAAATACAAAGATTCTCGTGAACAGTTCGAAATGCGCACACATAAACGCTTAATTGACATCGTCAATCCGACTCCGCAAACAGTAGATTCTTTAATGCGTTTAGACTTACCGTCTGGTGTCGATATTGAAATCAAGTTGTAA
- the rpsQ gene encoding 30S ribosomal protein S17: protein MSERNNRKVLVGRVVSDKMDKTITVLVETYKKHPLYGKRVKYSKKYKAHDENNVAKVGDIVKIMETRPLSATKRFRLVEVVEKAVIV from the coding sequence ATGAGTGAACGCAACAATCGTAAAGTTCTCGTCGGCCGTGTTGTTTCCGATAAAATGGATAAAACAATTACGGTTCTTGTAGAAACTTATAAAAAGCATCCTCTTTACGGCAAGCGCGTAAAGTATTCGAAAAAATATAAAGCACATGACGAAAACAACGTAGCAAAAGTGGGCGACATCGTAAAAATTATGGAAACACGTCCTCTTTCTGCGACAAAACGTTTCCGTCTTGTTGAAGTAGTTGAAAAAGCTGTAATCGTTTAA
- the rpsC gene encoding 30S ribosomal protein S3, whose translation MGQKVNPIGLRIGIIRDWESRWYAEKDYADLLHEDLKIREYLTKRLSDAAVSRIEIERAANRVNITIHTAKPGMVIGKGGSEVEALRKALNELTGKRVHINIVEIKKPDLEAKLVAENIARQIENRVSFRRAQKQAIQRTMRAGAKGIKTMVSGRLGGADIARSEHYSEGTVPLHTLRADIDYATAEADTTYGKIGVKVWIYRGEVLPTKKKTEEGGN comes from the coding sequence GTGGGTCAAAAGGTAAATCCAATCGGTCTTCGCATCGGTATTATCCGTGATTGGGAATCAAGATGGTACGCTGAAAAAGATTACGCGGACCTTTTACACGAAGATCTTAAAATTCGCGAATACCTCACAAAGCGCTTAAGCGATGCAGCTGTTTCTCGCATTGAGATCGAGCGTGCAGCAAACCGTGTAAACATTACGATCCATACAGCGAAACCAGGAATGGTTATCGGTAAAGGTGGATCTGAAGTTGAAGCGCTTCGTAAAGCGTTAAACGAACTAACTGGCAAACGCGTTCATATCAACATTGTTGAAATTAAAAAGCCAGACTTAGAAGCAAAACTTGTTGCAGAAAATATCGCGCGTCAAATTGAAAACCGCGTATCATTCCGTCGTGCGCAAAAACAAGCAATCCAACGCACAATGCGCGCAGGTGCAAAAGGAATTAAAACAATGGTATCTGGTCGTTTAGGTGGAGCAGATATCGCTCGCTCAGAACATTATAGCGAAGGAACAGTTCCACTTCATACTCTTCGCGCTGACATCGACTACGCGACAGCGGAAGCGGACACAACATACGGAAAAATCGGCGTGAAAGTATGGATTTATCGTGGAGAGGTCCTTCCTACGAAAAAGAAAACTGAGGAAGGAGGAAATTAA
- the rplP gene encoding 50S ribosomal protein L16, which translates to MLMPKRVKYRREHRGRMKGRAKGGTEVHFGEYGLQALEPAWITNRQIEAARRAMTRYMRRGGKVWIKIFPSKPYTAKPLEVRMGSGKGAPEGWVAVVKPGKVMFEIAGVSEEVAREALRLASHKLPIKCKFVKREEIGGESNES; encoded by the coding sequence ATGTTAATGCCAAAACGCGTAAAATATCGTCGTGAACATCGCGGTCGCATGAAAGGTCGCGCGAAAGGCGGCACAGAAGTACATTTTGGTGAATACGGCTTACAAGCGTTAGAGCCAGCATGGATCACAAACCGTCAAATCGAGGCTGCTCGTCGTGCGATGACTCGTTACATGAGACGTGGCGGTAAAGTATGGATTAAAATTTTCCCTTCAAAACCATATACAGCAAAACCACTTGAAGTGCGCATGGGTTCCGGTAAAGGTGCTCCTGAAGGTTGGGTAGCTGTTGTGAAACCTGGTAAAGTGATGTTTGAAATCGCGGGAGTTTCTGAAGAAGTAGCTCGTGAAGCGTTGCGTCTTGCTTCTCACAAACTTCCAATCAAATGCAAATTCGTAAAACGTGAAGAAATTGGTGGTGAATCAAATGAAAGCTAA
- the rplX gene encoding 50S ribosomal protein L24, with translation MHVKKGDKVQVISGKDKGKQGVILAAFPKKNRVLVEGVNIVKKHVKPSQANPQGGIISQEAPIHVSNVMPLDPKTGLPTRVGYKVVDGKKVRYAKRSGEILDK, from the coding sequence ATGCATGTAAAAAAAGGTGATAAAGTACAAGTGATCTCTGGTAAAGATAAAGGAAAACAAGGCGTTATTCTTGCTGCGTTTCCAAAGAAAAACCGAGTGCTTGTTGAAGGTGTAAACATCGTGAAAAAACACGTAAAACCTTCTCAAGCAAATCCACAAGGCGGCATCATCAGCCAAGAGGCGCCAATCCACGTATCAAACGTAATGCCTCTTGATCCAAAAACAGGATTACCAACTCGTGTTGGATACAAAGTAGTTGACGGTAAAAAAGTTCGCTATGCGAAACGTTCTGGTGAAATTTTAGACAAATAA
- the rplB gene encoding 50S ribosomal protein L2 yields MAIKKYKPTSNGRRGMTVLDFSELTTDKPEKSLLAPLKKKGGRNNQGKLTVRHQGGGHKRQYRIIDFKRDKDGIPGRVATIEYDPNRSANIALIHYADGEKRYIIAPKNLQVGMEVMSGPDADIKVGNALPLANIPVGTVIHNIELKPGKGGQLVRAAGTSAQVLGKEGKYVLVRLSSGEVRMILATCRATVGQVGNEQHELVNIGKAGRARWLGIRPTVRGSVMNPVDHPHGGGEGKAPIGRKSPMTPWGKPTLGFKTRKKKNKSDKFIVRRRKK; encoded by the coding sequence ATGGCGATTAAAAAATATAAGCCAACGTCTAACGGTCGTCGTGGTATGACGGTTTTAGACTTCTCTGAGCTTACAACAGATAAGCCGGAAAAATCGTTGCTTGCGCCTTTAAAGAAAAAAGGTGGTCGTAACAACCAAGGTAAATTAACTGTTCGTCACCAAGGTGGCGGTCATAAACGTCAATATCGTATTATTGACTTCAAACGCGATAAAGATGGCATTCCAGGACGCGTTGCTACAATCGAATACGATCCAAACCGTTCTGCGAACATCGCTTTAATTCATTACGCTGATGGTGAAAAACGTTACATCATCGCACCGAAAAACTTACAAGTTGGCATGGAAGTTATGTCAGGTCCAGATGCGGACATTAAAGTAGGTAACGCATTACCTTTAGCAAACATTCCAGTCGGTACAGTTATTCATAACATCGAATTAAAACCTGGTAAAGGCGGACAATTAGTACGTGCTGCAGGTACATCTGCACAAGTGCTTGGTAAAGAAGGTAAATACGTACTTGTTCGTTTATCTTCAGGTGAAGTTCGTATGATTTTAGCAACTTGCCGCGCGACAGTTGGTCAAGTTGGTAATGAACAACATGAGCTTGTGAACATCGGTAAAGCTGGACGCGCTCGTTGGTTAGGCATTCGTCCAACAGTTCGCGGTTCTGTTATGAACCCTGTTGATCACCCACATGGTGGTGGTGAAGGTAAAGCACCAATCGGACGTAAGTCTCCAATGACTCCATGGGGTAAACCAACACTTGGATTCAAAACGCGTAAGAAGAAAAATAAATCCGATAAATTCATCGTACGTCGTCGTAAAAAATAA
- the rpsN gene encoding 30S ribosomal protein S14 produces MAKKSMIAKQKRTPKFKVQAYTRCERCGRPHSVYRKFKLCRICFRELAYKGQIPGVKKASW; encoded by the coding sequence GTGGCTAAAAAATCAATGATCGCGAAACAAAAACGCACACCAAAGTTTAAAGTGCAAGCGTACACTCGTTGTGAACGTTGTGGACGTCCACACTCTGTATATCGCAAATTTAAACTTTGCCGTATTTGTTTCCGTGAATTAGCGTATAAAGGTCAAATTCCTGGTGTGAAAAAAGCAAGCTGGTAA
- the rplE gene encoding 50S ribosomal protein L5 — translation MNRLKEKYLKEVVPALMSKFNYKSVMQVPKIEKIVINMGVGDAVQNAKALDNAVEELALISGQKPVVTRAKKSIAGFRLREGMPIGAKVTLRGERMYEFFDKLVSVSLPRVRDFRGVSKKSFDGRGNYTLGVKEQLIFPEIDYDKVNKVRGMDIVIVTTAKTDEEARELLALLGMPFQK, via the coding sequence ATGAACCGCCTTAAAGAAAAGTATTTGAAAGAAGTTGTTCCTGCTCTGATGAGCAAGTTTAACTATAAATCTGTGATGCAAGTTCCGAAAATCGAAAAAATCGTCATCAACATGGGTGTTGGTGATGCGGTACAAAACGCAAAAGCGTTAGATAACGCAGTGGAAGAACTCGCGTTAATTTCTGGTCAAAAACCAGTTGTTACACGTGCGAAAAAATCAATCGCTGGCTTCCGCCTTCGTGAAGGAATGCCAATCGGTGCGAAAGTAACGCTTCGCGGTGAGCGTATGTACGAGTTCTTTGATAAACTCGTTTCCGTTTCTTTACCGCGTGTTCGCGACTTCCGTGGTGTTTCTAAAAAATCATTCGACGGACGCGGAAACTACACATTAGGTGTAAAAGAACAATTAATTTTCCCTGAAATTGATTACGATAAAGTAAACAAAGTTCGCGGTATGGATATCGTGATCGTTACAACTGCGAAAACAGACGAGGAAGCTCGTGAATTACTTGCATTGCTCGGTATGCCATTCCAAAAATAA
- the rpsS gene encoding 30S ribosomal protein S19, whose product MGRSLKKGPFCDDHLMKKIEKLNETGQKQVIKTWSRRSTIFPQFIGHTIAVYDGRKHVPVYITEDMVGHKLGEFAPTRTYKGHAADDKKTKR is encoded by the coding sequence ATGGGTCGCAGCTTGAAAAAAGGTCCTTTTTGTGATGATCATTTAATGAAAAAAATCGAGAAATTGAATGAAACTGGACAAAAACAAGTGATCAAAACATGGTCTCGTCGTTCGACAATTTTCCCACAATTCATTGGTCACACAATCGCTGTTTACGATGGTCGTAAGCACGTTCCAGTTTACATCACAGAGGACATGGTCGGTCATAAGCTCGGTGAGTTCGCGCCAACGCGCACATACAAAGGTCACGCTGCTGATGACAAGAAAACAAAACGTTAA
- the rpsH gene encoding 30S ribosomal protein S8, which translates to MVMTDPIADMLTRIRNANMVRHEKLEVPASKIKKEIAEILKREGFIRDVEYIEDNKQGILRIFLKYGPNNERVITGLKRISKPGLRVYAKADEVPRVLNGLGIAILSTSQGILTDKEARQKRTGGEVLAYIW; encoded by the coding sequence ATGGTGATGACAGATCCAATTGCAGATATGCTTACTCGCATTCGTAATGCGAACATGGTGCGTCACGAGAAACTTGAAGTTCCTGCTTCAAAAATTAAAAAGGAAATCGCTGAAATTTTAAAGCGTGAAGGTTTCATTCGTGATGTCGAGTACATTGAAGATAACAAACAAGGTATTCTTCGTATTTTCTTAAAGTACGGTCCGAATAATGAGCGCGTAATTACAGGCCTTAAACGTATTAGCAAACCTGGTTTGCGCGTATATGCAAAAGCTGACGAAGTACCACGCGTATTGAACGGTTTAGGAATCGCAATTCTTTCAACATCTCAAGGTATTTTAACTGACAAAGAAGCACGTCAAAAACGTACTGGCGGCGAAGTGTTAGCATACATTTGGTAA
- the rplN gene encoding 50S ribosomal protein L14 — MIQQETRMKVADNSGAREVLVIKVLGGSGRRYANVGDIVVATVKDATPGGVVKKGQVVKAVVVRTKRGVRRTDGSYIRFDENACVIIRDDKSPRGTRIFGPVARELREKDFMKIVSLAPEVI; from the coding sequence ATGATTCAACAAGAAACTCGTATGAAAGTTGCTGATAACTCTGGTGCACGTGAAGTGCTTGTCATTAAAGTGCTAGGTGGTTCTGGTCGTCGTTATGCGAACGTTGGCGACATCGTTGTGGCGACAGTTAAAGATGCAACACCAGGTGGCGTTGTTAAAAAAGGTCAAGTTGTTAAAGCGGTTGTCGTTCGTACAAAACGTGGCGTGCGCCGTACAGACGGTTCTTACATCCGTTTTGATGAAAATGCTTGCGTAATCATTCGTGATGACAAGAGCCCACGTGGTACACGTATTTTCGGACCAGTTGCTCGCGAATTACGTGAAAAAGACTTTATGAAAATCGTTTCTTTAGCTCCAGAAGTGATTTAA
- the rpmC gene encoding 50S ribosomal protein L29, producing MKAKEIRELTTAEIEQKIKALKEELFNLRFQLATGQLENTARIREVRKAIARMKTVIREREIAANK from the coding sequence ATGAAAGCTAAAGAAATTCGTGAACTTACCACTGCCGAGATTGAACAAAAAATTAAAGCGTTGAAAGAAGAGTTATTCAACCTTCGCTTCCAATTGGCAACAGGTCAATTAGAGAATACAGCTCGTATTCGTGAAGTACGCAAAGCGATTGCGCGTATGAAAACTGTGATTCGCGAAAGAGAGATCGCTGCTAATAAATAA
- the rplD gene encoding 50S ribosomal protein L4 translates to MPKVALYNQNGENIGEIELNDAVFGIEPNKHVLFEAVIMQRASLRQGTHKTKNRAEVSGGGRKPWRQKGTGRARQGSIRSPQWRGGGIVFGPVPRSYSYKLPKKVRRLAIKSALSSKVLENNIVVLDNLTLEAPKTKEMVKILNNLSVDRKALIVTADANENVILSARNIPGVTVVTVSGINVLDVLNHDKLVITKAAVEKVEEVLA, encoded by the coding sequence ATGCCAAAAGTAGCATTGTATAACCAAAACGGAGAAAACATCGGCGAAATCGAATTAAACGATGCCGTATTTGGTATTGAACCGAACAAACATGTGTTATTTGAAGCGGTAATTATGCAACGTGCTTCCTTACGTCAAGGAACTCATAAAACAAAAAATCGTGCAGAAGTAAGCGGCGGTGGCCGTAAACCATGGCGTCAAAAAGGTACTGGACGCGCTCGTCAAGGATCGATCCGTTCTCCACAATGGCGTGGCGGTGGTATTGTATTCGGTCCAGTTCCGCGCAGCTACAGCTACAAACTTCCGAAAAAAGTTCGTCGCTTAGCAATTAAATCAGCATTATCTTCAAAGGTGCTTGAAAACAACATCGTTGTATTAGATAACTTAACGCTTGAAGCACCAAAAACAAAAGAAATGGTTAAAATCTTAAACAACCTTTCTGTTGATCGCAAAGCGTTAATTGTAACAGCAGATGCGAATGAGAACGTCATTCTTTCAGCTCGCAACATTCCAGGAGTAACAGTTGTGACAGTAAGCGGAATTAACGTTCTTGATGTACTCAACCACGACAAGCTTGTCATTACGAAAGCTGCTGTGGAAAAAGTAGAGGAGGTGCTTGCATAA
- the rplV gene encoding 50S ribosomal protein L22 translates to MQAKAVARTVRIAPRKARLVIDLIRGKQVSEAVAILRHTPKAASPIIEKVLKSAVANAEHNYDMDVNKLVVTEAYVNEGPTLKRFRPRAQGRASAINKRTSHITIVVSEKKEG, encoded by the coding sequence ATGCAAGCTAAAGCTGTTGCTAGAACGGTTCGAATTGCTCCTCGTAAAGCTCGTTTAGTCATTGATTTAATTCGAGGAAAGCAAGTGAGTGAAGCAGTTGCGATTCTTCGCCATACACCAAAAGCTGCTTCTCCAATTATCGAGAAAGTATTAAAATCTGCAGTCGCAAACGCAGAGCATAACTATGACATGGACGTTAACAAGCTCGTTGTTACGGAAGCTTACGTGAACGAAGGACCAACATTGAAACGTTTCCGTCCTCGTGCACAAGGTCGTGCGAGCGCAATTAACAAACGCACAAGCCATATCACGATCGTCGTTTCAGAAAAGAAGGAGGGATAA